The Candidatus Krumholzibacteriota bacterium genome window below encodes:
- a CDS encoding N-acetylmuramoyl-L-alanine amidase, translating to MNGRIPAIILAFAALAAGPAVSAWAETPPSSRQVGRIRHWTAPDHTRIVLDMSGESSYDVRVLDHPHRIVIEIPDGRFSESVKPLEIGDGVVERVRVNQLRSRAQIVLDLPSDAPYTHFALQPNRNLPYRIVVDVKKVLTVEQRRHRAEQAARIAGSGDRIVIIDPGHGGSKPGSCTRYAPPEKQLALQLARMVAAGIDAHEGCRAVMTRTGDYDVDLLRRVEIARSHGGHCFVSIHFNGSESSRPRGSEVYFLSMEGATDRNAASVAERENRFIEARESGESAAGMGEDVTSIISDFRRNETMHRSSVLAERVGERLRQSAHIPFRGVKQANFSVLWGITMPAILVEGAYLTNRRDAKLLGRRDVLEEMAKAIADGVVAFLGEAPPAGGTIAAAGVTHTVAAGETLWGISRRYGISVTELRRLNGLGDGSRIRPGQKLNIGR from the coding sequence GTGAACGGGAGGATTCCGGCGATCATCCTTGCTTTCGCCGCGCTGGCGGCGGGACCGGCCGTATCCGCGTGGGCGGAGACGCCGCCGTCCTCGCGCCAGGTCGGCCGGATCAGGCACTGGACCGCTCCCGATCACACGCGGATCGTCCTCGACATGAGCGGCGAGTCCTCCTACGACGTCCGCGTCCTCGACCATCCCCACCGCATCGTGATCGAGATCCCCGACGGCCGGTTCTCCGAATCGGTGAAGCCGCTCGAGATCGGCGACGGCGTGGTCGAGCGGGTCCGCGTCAACCAGCTCCGCTCGCGGGCCCAGATCGTCCTCGACCTGCCGAGCGACGCACCCTATACGCATTTCGCGCTCCAACCCAACCGGAACCTGCCGTACCGGATCGTCGTCGACGTGAAGAAGGTGCTGACGGTGGAGCAGCGGCGGCATCGCGCCGAACAGGCGGCGCGGATCGCCGGCAGCGGCGACCGCATCGTCATCATCGACCCGGGCCACGGCGGAAGCAAGCCGGGCAGTTGCACGCGCTACGCCCCGCCGGAAAAGCAGCTCGCTCTCCAGCTCGCGCGCATGGTCGCCGCCGGGATCGACGCGCACGAGGGGTGCCGCGCCGTCATGACGCGCACGGGGGATTACGACGTCGACCTGCTCCGGCGCGTCGAGATCGCGAGAAGCCACGGCGGGCACTGCTTCGTCAGCATCCACTTCAATGGAAGCGAGAGCAGCCGTCCCCGCGGCTCGGAGGTCTACTTCCTCTCGATGGAGGGGGCCACCGACCGCAACGCCGCCTCGGTCGCCGAGCGCGAGAACCGGTTCATCGAGGCGCGCGAGAGCGGCGAGTCGGCGGCCGGCATGGGCGAGGACGTCACCTCGATCATCTCGGATTTCCGAAGGAACGAGACGATGCATCGCTCGTCCGTGCTGGCCGAACGCGTCGGCGAACGCTTGCGGCAGAGCGCGCATATCCCCTTCCGCGGCGTCAAGCAGGCCAATTTCAGCGTGCTGTGGGGGATCACGATGCCGGCGATCCTCGTCGAGGGGGCCTATCTCACCAACCGGCGCGACGCGAAGCTCCTCGGCAGGCGGGACGTGCTCGAGGAGATGGCGAAGGCGATCGCCGATGGCGTGGTCGCGTTTCTCGGCGAGGCCCCCCCGGCGGGCGGGACGATCGCGGCGGCGGGCGTCACGCATACGGTCGCGGCGGGTGAAACGCTCTGGGGGATCTCGCGACGCTACGGGATCAGCGTGACGGAACTGCGACGGCTGAACGGCCTCGGCGACGGATCGCGCATCCGGCCCGGGCAGAAGCTGAACATCGGCCGCTGA